From a region of the Desulfuromonas thiophila genome:
- a CDS encoding TonB-dependent receptor, with amino-acid sequence MPAILCLLLTTLLLATAAGASADQILQEMLVRDRPEQRSAGTTALTAEELALLPAPDQSITALLRLLPGVQLAEDAYTANNGGEILPPEISISGGRVYDNRFLIDGLGNDSLLDPLAGAVDDESAVPGHSQELFLDRALLGNLTLYRSNVPARYSGFTGGVVEVETRDPGQVFAAELNYRTTRSSWTEFHVEAAEREDFEHSTSADQQPDFTRHNARLLLDLPLGPRSGVLLSYGQQYSRIPLYLLEETQNQYRRQENLFVKYRLQPHEGTELSLTGLWTPYQGHYFLKDTRNSGFDIEGGGLALNARLKQRLRLAEVEVQLGFKRSENSRRAPADFYAWALTPSKDWGTLVGGKISKEGGYGDIEQLQDSLSLALHSQFVPWQFAGFAHHFSTGLRLEQAQASYERTEPHRYYYYRADTGLVCPESSVECLAGEQFVYYRKDYAVDEADADIGLLELYLEDRLERGRWTLRPGLNYSYNDLTGNNDYAGRLALFYDLFGDRSTLLSGGINRYYGKTLLTYALREEIAPYDRWNRSTKLTAAGTPVPWPASPPERVVTASRLASLETPRVDEWTLGLEQELLGGLLCLAYIDRNGEDLLGMTQLDKDDSNTIYSEWNNNGESRHREVTLSWQRQWARHYLLLDATWQDSEASNEDYDDLLRLEELEELVWYNGQVTQRIGLPRSDYNREWSANLIYRVELPAHFSFTNTTRYRSGYNAIVDSGDNYELPDGSKIDIYQERSLPSATLFDWALQWHSPLVAHQRLTLTLELFNVFNKKVYTAQTGVYQPGRQLWVEVNWAF; translated from the coding sequence ATGCCTGCGATCCTGTGTCTGTTGTTGACGACCCTGCTGCTGGCAACGGCTGCTGGTGCCTCCGCCGATCAGATTCTGCAAGAGATGCTGGTACGGGATCGGCCGGAGCAGCGCAGCGCCGGCACCACGGCCCTGACAGCGGAGGAGCTGGCGCTGCTGCCGGCGCCCGACCAGAGCATCACGGCCCTGCTGCGGCTGCTGCCCGGTGTGCAGCTGGCGGAGGACGCCTATACCGCCAACAATGGCGGCGAGATTCTGCCGCCGGAGATTTCGATCAGTGGTGGGCGGGTGTACGACAACCGTTTTCTGATCGATGGGCTGGGCAACGACAGCCTGCTCGATCCACTGGCTGGCGCGGTCGATGATGAAAGCGCCGTGCCCGGTCATTCGCAGGAGCTGTTTCTTGACCGCGCCCTGCTCGGCAATCTGACCCTGTACCGCAGCAATGTGCCGGCGCGTTACAGCGGTTTTACCGGCGGCGTGGTCGAGGTCGAGACGCGTGATCCGGGCCAGGTTTTCGCCGCTGAACTCAACTACCGCACCACCCGGTCGAGTTGGACCGAGTTCCATGTCGAGGCCGCTGAGCGCGAGGATTTCGAACATTCGACCAGCGCCGACCAGCAGCCGGATTTTACCCGCCACAACGCCCGCTTGCTGCTTGATCTGCCCCTGGGGCCACGCAGCGGCGTGCTGCTGTCCTATGGTCAGCAGTACTCGCGCATCCCACTGTATTTACTTGAGGAAACACAGAACCAGTACCGCCGTCAGGAAAACCTGTTCGTCAAATATCGCCTGCAGCCGCACGAGGGCACGGAGCTGAGTCTGACCGGTCTGTGGACGCCGTACCAGGGCCATTATTTTCTCAAGGACACGCGGAACAGCGGTTTTGATATCGAGGGTGGCGGCCTGGCCTTGAATGCCCGTCTCAAACAGCGCCTGCGGCTGGCCGAGGTCGAGGTGCAACTGGGCTTCAAGCGCAGTGAGAACAGCCGTCGGGCACCGGCCGATTTCTACGCCTGGGCGCTGACGCCGTCGAAGGACTGGGGCACGCTGGTGGGCGGCAAGATCAGCAAAGAGGGCGGCTATGGCGATATCGAGCAGTTGCAGGACAGCCTGAGCCTGGCGTTGCACAGTCAGTTCGTGCCCTGGCAGTTTGCCGGTTTCGCTCACCATTTCAGCACCGGCCTGCGACTGGAACAGGCCCAGGCCAGCTACGAACGGACAGAGCCGCATCGCTACTATTACTATCGGGCCGACACTGGCCTGGTCTGCCCCGAGTCATCGGTGGAATGTCTGGCCGGCGAGCAGTTTGTCTACTACCGCAAGGACTACGCCGTCGACGAGGCCGATGCCGATATCGGTCTGCTGGAGCTGTATCTGGAGGATCGCCTCGAACGGGGCCGCTGGACGCTGCGGCCGGGGCTCAACTACAGCTACAACGATCTGACCGGCAACAACGACTATGCCGGCCGGCTGGCCCTGTTCTACGATCTGTTCGGCGACCGTAGCACCCTGCTGAGTGGCGGAATCAACCGTTATTACGGCAAAACCCTGCTGACCTACGCCCTGCGCGAGGAGATCGCGCCCTACGACCGCTGGAATCGCAGCACCAAGCTGACCGCTGCCGGCACGCCGGTGCCCTGGCCCGCCAGTCCGCCGGAGCGCGTCGTCACCGCCAGCCGGCTGGCCAGCCTGGAGACGCCCAGGGTCGACGAATGGACGCTGGGGCTGGAACAGGAGCTGCTTGGCGGTCTGTTGTGCCTGGCCTATATCGATCGCAACGGCGAGGATCTGCTGGGCATGACCCAACTGGACAAGGATGACAGCAATACCATTTATTCCGAATGGAACAACAACGGCGAAAGTCGCCATCGGGAGGTAACGCTGTCGTGGCAGCGCCAGTGGGCGCGGCATTATCTGCTGCTTGACGCCACCTGGCAGGACAGCGAGGCCAGCAACGAGGACTACGACGATCTGCTCAGACTCGAAGAGCTTGAAGAACTGGTCTGGTACAACGGTCAGGTGACCCAGCGCATCGGGTTGCCGCGCAGCGATTACAACCGCGAATGGAGCGCGAATCTGATCTACCGCGTGGAGCTGCCGGCCCATTTCAGTTTCACCAATACCACCCGCTATCGCAGCGGCTATAACGCCATCGTCGATTCCGGAGACAATTACGAACTGCCCGACGGCAGCAAAATCGATATTTACCAGGAGCGTTCCCTGCCCAGCGCCACCCTGTTCGACTGGGCGTTGCAATGGCACAGCCCGCTGGTGGCGCACCAGCGCCTGACCCTGACGCTGGAGCTGTTCAATGTGTTCAACAAGAAGGTTTATACCGCCCAGACGGGGGTCTATCAGCCCGGTCGCCAGCTGTGGGTCGAGGTCAACTGGGCGTTTTGA
- a CDS encoding carbonic anhydrase translates to MNDLDTLVAGFRRFQENYFTEDTALFDRLKQGQEPRTLVICCSDSRVDPCLLTDAAPGDLFVVRNVAGLVPPYEPDCHYHGVSAALEYAVKVLEVQHVLLIGHSQCGGINGLMNQRAGQADNEFINRWVQIAQPAREAVEQALADKPQQLRERACEQAALLLSLENLLTFPWVLQRVQQRQLALHAWYVDIQSGALLHYNARRGQFETLVQQPAL, encoded by the coding sequence ATGAATGATCTCGACACCCTTGTCGCCGGTTTCCGCCGCTTCCAGGAAAACTATTTCACTGAAGACACCGCCCTGTTCGACCGTCTCAAACAGGGGCAGGAACCCCGCACCCTGGTCATCTGCTGCAGCGACTCACGGGTCGACCCCTGCCTGTTGACCGACGCGGCGCCGGGCGATCTGTTCGTGGTACGCAACGTGGCCGGTCTGGTGCCGCCGTACGAGCCCGACTGCCATTACCACGGGGTTTCCGCCGCGCTGGAATACGCCGTCAAGGTGCTGGAGGTGCAGCATGTCCTGCTCATCGGTCACAGCCAGTGCGGCGGCATCAACGGCCTGATGAACCAGCGCGCCGGTCAGGCCGACAACGAATTCATCAACCGCTGGGTGCAGATCGCCCAGCCAGCCCGCGAGGCGGTGGAACAGGCTCTGGCCGACAAGCCGCAGCAGCTGCGGGAACGAGCCTGCGAGCAAGCGGCCCTGCTGTTGTCGCTGGAGAACCTGCTGACCTTTCCCTGGGTGCTGCAGCGGGTGCAGCAGCGCCAGCTGGCACTGCATGCCTGGTATGTCGATATCCAGTCGGGTGCCCTGCTGCACTACAACGCCCGTCGCGGCCAGTTTGAAACCCTGGTGCAGCAGCCAGCCCTCTGA
- a CDS encoding MFS transporter codes for MTRQTLAVEQPAMLRFLALLTIAAATGLQSWMILFNNFAVEVAGLNGQQIGVLGSVREVPGLLALLVVFLLRLTAEHRLASLSVVLVGLGSVLTGFLPSYAGLILSTLVISFGFHYFETTNQSLTLQYFPVGQAPLVLGRLRSLTAAVNILVGVLVFGLALVCDYSAIFALIGLFVLVLAAWGLRQNPTSAAVVPQHRHMVVRRRYLLFYVLTFLAGARRQIFIAFSVFLLVQEFHCSLPQIAALFVVNNLINYFLSPLIGRAVARFGERAMLSLEYASLIGVFLGYATSRSLPLVMALYILDHIFYNFAMAIGTYFQKVADPRDIAPSMAVAFTINHVAAVVLPLIGGLLWMVDYRIPFVAGALLSALSLLAVQFIRLPASARG; via the coding sequence GTGACCCGGCAGACGCTGGCGGTGGAACAGCCGGCCATGTTGCGCTTTCTGGCGCTGCTGACCATCGCGGCGGCCACCGGCCTGCAAAGCTGGATGATCCTGTTCAATAATTTTGCCGTCGAGGTGGCCGGACTCAACGGCCAGCAGATCGGCGTGCTGGGCTCGGTGCGGGAGGTCCCCGGTCTGCTGGCGCTGCTGGTGGTGTTTCTGCTGCGGTTGACCGCCGAACATCGGCTGGCCAGTCTGTCGGTGGTGCTGGTGGGGCTGGGCAGCGTGCTGACCGGTTTTCTGCCCAGCTACGCTGGTTTGATTCTGTCGACGCTGGTGATCAGTTTTGGTTTTCATTATTTCGAGACCACCAACCAGTCATTGACGCTGCAGTATTTCCCGGTTGGCCAGGCGCCGCTGGTGCTGGGGCGGCTGCGCAGCCTGACCGCGGCGGTTAATATCCTGGTCGGCGTGCTGGTGTTCGGCCTGGCGCTTGTCTGCGATTATTCCGCCATCTTTGCCCTGATCGGCCTGTTCGTGCTGGTGCTGGCCGCCTGGGGCCTGCGGCAGAATCCGACCAGCGCGGCCGTGGTGCCGCAGCATCGCCACATGGTGGTGCGGCGTCGTTACCTGCTGTTCTACGTGCTTACCTTTCTGGCTGGCGCCCGCCGCCAGATCTTTATCGCCTTCTCGGTTTTTCTGCTGGTGCAGGAGTTTCACTGCAGCCTGCCGCAGATCGCCGCCCTGTTCGTTGTCAACAACCTGATCAACTATTTCCTCAGCCCCCTGATCGGGCGGGCGGTGGCGCGCTTTGGCGAACGGGCCATGCTCAGTCTGGAATACGCCAGTCTGATCGGGGTGTTTCTTGGTTACGCCACCAGCCGATCCTTACCGCTGGTGATGGCACTGTACATTCTTGACCATATCTTCTACAACTTTGCCATGGCCATCGGCACCTATTTTCAGAAAGTGGCCGATCCGCGCGATATTGCGCCGAGCATGGCGGTGGCCTTTACCATCAATCATGTGGCCGCCGTGGTGCTGCCGCTGATTGGCGGCCTGCTGTGGATGGTGGATTACCGCATTCCCTTTGTTGCCGGCGCGCTGCTCAGTGCGCTGTCGTTGCTGGCGGTGCAGTTTATCCGCCTGCCGGCGTCGGCGCGCGGCTGA
- a CDS encoding ArsR/SmtB family transcription factor — MPFDKNESYAREAEILKVLGHPIRLKIVAGLISQTCNVKKIWECLQLPQATVSQHLALLKNKGIIEGRRDGVEVFYHVISDEARRVVLALFRTSPCGTPYADRPAPADPA, encoded by the coding sequence ATTCCCTTCGACAAGAACGAAAGCTATGCCCGCGAGGCCGAAATCCTCAAGGTTCTGGGCCATCCGATCCGGCTGAAGATTGTTGCCGGCCTGATTTCACAGACCTGCAATGTCAAAAAGATCTGGGAATGTCTGCAGTTGCCCCAGGCCACGGTGTCGCAGCATCTGGCGCTGCTGAAGAACAAAGGCATCATCGAGGGCCGGCGGGACGGTGTGGAGGTGTTCTACCATGTGATTTCCGACGAGGCTCGTCGCGTGGTACTGGCCCTGTTCCGCACCTCGCCCTGTGGCACCCCCTACGCCGATCGGCCAGCGCCGGCCGACCCGGCCTGA
- a CDS encoding ABC transporter ATP-binding protein, whose protein sequence is MIRLQALGFSYNGRPLLRQLDLAIPAGDLLTVMGPNGSGKSTLLRLLRGRLQPQQGQVLWPEGEAHRLSRLRMAQLVAVVPQQLEQPFGFPVRELVAMGLYARRRALAAPGRRDWLLVDEALQRCDVGHLAGRTCARLSGGELQRVLLARALVQQTPVLLLDEATSQLDMGHRDRVALLLQQLCYGEGKTIIQVSHDLNAAAQLSRRVLLLSAAGQVLALGEPRQVLTAENIRRAYGVEVEILAEADSLRILPRPLPAWSGQSLSAAGTQAGSAGAGRSA, encoded by the coding sequence ATGATCCGGCTGCAAGCGCTGGGGTTTTCCTACAATGGCCGGCCGTTGCTGCGCCAGCTCGATCTGGCGATTCCCGCCGGCGATCTGCTGACGGTGATGGGCCCCAACGGCAGTGGCAAATCCACCCTGCTGCGTCTGTTGCGCGGCCGGCTGCAGCCGCAACAGGGTCAGGTGCTCTGGCCCGAGGGGGAAGCCCATCGCTTGAGCCGGCTGCGCATGGCGCAACTGGTGGCGGTGGTGCCGCAGCAGCTGGAACAGCCCTTCGGCTTTCCGGTGCGGGAGCTGGTGGCCATGGGGCTGTACGCCCGCCGGCGGGCGCTGGCGGCGCCGGGCCGGCGTGACTGGCTGCTGGTGGATGAGGCGCTGCAGCGCTGTGATGTGGGTCATCTGGCGGGGCGCACCTGCGCTCGGCTGAGCGGTGGTGAATTGCAGCGCGTGCTGCTGGCGCGGGCGCTGGTGCAGCAGACGCCGGTGCTGTTGCTCGACGAGGCCACCAGTCAGTTGGACATGGGCCACCGCGACCGGGTGGCCCTGCTGCTGCAGCAGCTCTGTTACGGCGAGGGCAAGACCATCATCCAGGTGTCCCACGATCTGAATGCCGCCGCCCAGTTGTCGCGTCGAGTGCTGCTGCTGTCGGCCGCCGGCCAGGTGTTGGCCCTGGGCGAACCGCGGCAGGTGCTGACGGCGGAGAATATCCGGCGGGCCTATGGTGTCGAGGTTGAGATCCTGGCTGAGGCCGACAGCCTGCGTATCCTGCCGCGCCCGCTGCCGGCCTGGTCTGGCCAGAGTCTGTCAGCTGCCGGGACTCAGGCCGGGTCGGCCGGCGCTGGCCGATCGGCGTAG
- a CDS encoding FecCD family ABC transporter permease, which produces MRRSLVRAWLPLCLLCLLLAALFSLVSGTLDLSPAQVLRLLLAPEGTAVEQVVLWQVRLPRLLLAGLVGASLALSGSVFQAVLRNPLADPYLLGISGGAALGAVLALVLKLRFFAALPLAAFVGALAALALVYLVAQAQQASGPTLILAGVMVGSLATAVLLFLLWLIPADPLRSAVFWLAGNLAHAPPGWLSWAAAGCALCGLFLWRQAPLLDLFTQGEDVAADLGVDVGRARLQLFCAAGLLVATAVALAGLVGFVGLVVPHAARLLWGPAHRRLLPAAALLGAAFLILADAVARSLLAPAEVPVGVFTALIGAPLFLYLLRWRGQA; this is translated from the coding sequence ATGAGGCGTTCTCTGGTGCGGGCCTGGTTGCCCCTGTGTTTGCTGTGTCTGCTGCTGGCGGCCTTGTTTTCGCTTGTCAGCGGCACCCTTGATCTGTCGCCGGCCCAGGTGCTGCGGCTGTTGCTGGCGCCCGAGGGTACGGCGGTGGAACAGGTGGTGCTGTGGCAGGTGCGTCTGCCGCGGCTGCTGCTGGCCGGGCTGGTGGGGGCTTCGCTGGCGCTGTCGGGCAGCGTGTTTCAGGCGGTGCTGCGCAATCCGCTGGCTGATCCCTATTTGCTGGGGATTTCCGGCGGCGCGGCCCTGGGGGCGGTGCTGGCGCTGGTGTTGAAACTGCGGTTTTTCGCCGCCTTGCCGCTGGCCGCCTTTGTCGGTGCACTGGCGGCGCTGGCGCTGGTTTATCTGGTGGCGCAGGCACAGCAGGCCTCCGGCCCAACCCTGATTTTGGCTGGGGTCATGGTTGGCAGTCTGGCCACGGCGGTGCTGCTGTTTCTGCTGTGGCTGATACCGGCCGATCCCCTGCGCAGCGCCGTGTTCTGGCTGGCCGGCAATCTGGCCCATGCACCGCCGGGCTGGCTGTCGTGGGCGGCGGCGGGCTGTGCGCTCTGTGGCCTGTTTCTGTGGCGGCAGGCGCCGTTGCTTGATCTGTTCACGCAGGGGGAGGATGTGGCGGCCGATCTGGGGGTGGATGTCGGTCGGGCGCGGTTGCAGCTGTTCTGCGCCGCCGGTCTGCTGGTGGCCACGGCGGTAGCGTTGGCCGGGCTGGTCGGTTTTGTCGGTCTGGTGGTGCCCCATGCCGCCCGGCTGCTGTGGGGGCCGGCGCACCGCCGTTTGCTGCCGGCGGCGGCACTGCTGGGGGCGGCTTTTCTGATTCTGGCCGATGCCGTGGCTCGCAGTCTGCTGGCGCCGGCCGAGGTGCCGGTGGGGGTGTTTACCGCCCTGATCGGCGCGCCGCTGTTTCTTTATCTGTTGCGCTGGCGGGGGCAGGCATGA
- a CDS encoding ABC transporter substrate-binding protein has translation MPCLSRPFLLWWLLALWWLPAAVAAAPLTLVDDLGRRVELAGPACRILSLVPSVTETLFALGAGGQLVGRTDFCTYPPAALQLPSVGAYDNPNLEAVLLRRPDLVILSADMSNPAALARFEALRLPVYIVYPRSLDGVARQFEQLGRLCGREAAAAELGRRFAAVRQQVARQAPAQGPRVLLCVMVEPLIVAGDETLMGEMLRLCGGRNVAPGQRFPQWNVETLLQADPQLILVSAHPGQPRPETFFERWPLLQAVRQGRLVQLEADWLQRPGPRLIEGLQALAAVVRQAAQVQP, from the coding sequence ATGCCCTGTCTGTCACGCCCTTTCCTGCTGTGGTGGCTGCTGGCGCTGTGGTGGCTGCCGGCTGCCGTGGCGGCGGCGCCTCTGACGCTGGTGGATGATCTGGGTCGCCGGGTCGAGCTGGCCGGGCCGGCCTGCCGCATCCTGTCGCTGGTGCCCAGTGTCACCGAGACCCTGTTTGCGCTGGGGGCGGGCGGGCAACTGGTGGGGCGGACGGATTTCTGTACCTATCCGCCGGCGGCACTGCAGCTGCCGTCGGTGGGGGCCTATGACAATCCCAATCTCGAAGCGGTGTTGCTGCGGCGGCCCGATCTGGTCATTCTGTCGGCCGATATGTCCAATCCGGCGGCGCTGGCGCGGTTCGAGGCGCTGCGGCTGCCGGTTTATATTGTCTATCCGCGTTCCCTTGATGGCGTGGCGCGTCAGTTCGAGCAGCTGGGCCGCCTTTGTGGCCGCGAGGCGGCCGCTGCCGAGCTGGGTCGCCGTTTTGCCGCCGTGCGGCAACAGGTGGCGCGGCAGGCGCCGGCCCAGGGGCCGAGGGTGCTGCTCTGTGTCATGGTGGAACCGCTGATTGTGGCGGGGGATGAAACCCTGATGGGCGAGATGCTGCGGCTGTGTGGCGGGCGCAATGTGGCGCCGGGCCAGCGCTTTCCCCAGTGGAATGTGGAAACCCTGCTGCAGGCCGATCCGCAGCTGATTCTGGTGTCGGCGCATCCGGGCCAGCCCCGGCCGGAAACCTTTTTTGAACGCTGGCCGCTATTGCAGGCCGTGCGCCAGGGTCGGCTGGTGCAGCTGGAAGCCGACTGGCTGCAGCGCCCCGGTCCTCGCCTGATCGAGGGCCTGCAGGCACTGGCGGCGGTGGTGCGTCAGGCGGCGCAGGTGCAGCCATGA